One window of Thermococcus sp. JdF3 genomic DNA carries:
- the sppA gene encoding signal peptide peptidase SppA: MREDIWKYISAILILMLAASSVAVVLLYMQNSELKSYTPSNVSPIVVETSLNATCNETAYKLQIEELQRQLDFMRAQLRERNLPEGNTTIAVVPIFGLIDEYTALRIVPLLREIARNDSISGVVLWIESPGGYVGPVRDIYATVRKLNLIKPVVAYTGGMAASGGYYIAAGAEKIIADPLAEVGSIGVIYVHYNLQKNYEMNGIKVDVFKTGPYKDTGAEWRDLSEEERERIAKSIDTYFQAFLQAVSSGRNMPLNETRKYATGQTWFAMNVTGSLVDETGDIDRALRILSEELNVTNPRVIIYSGDSPSDFGIFGSTALLLDPRYVSAYLKTGRGG, encoded by the coding sequence ATGAGGGAAGATATCTGGAAGTACATATCCGCGATTCTTATACTCATGCTCGCCGCCTCAAGCGTGGCGGTGGTGCTGCTCTACATGCAGAACTCGGAGCTGAAATCTTACACCCCTTCGAACGTCTCCCCGATAGTTGTGGAGACCTCACTGAACGCGACGTGCAACGAAACGGCTTACAAGCTCCAGATAGAAGAGCTCCAGAGGCAGCTCGACTTCATGCGGGCCCAGCTCAGGGAGAGGAACCTGCCCGAAGGCAACACGACGATAGCCGTCGTCCCGATATTCGGTCTGATTGACGAGTACACCGCCCTAAGAATCGTGCCCCTTCTGAGGGAAATTGCCAGGAACGACTCAATCAGCGGCGTTGTTCTCTGGATAGAGAGTCCGGGTGGATACGTGGGGCCGGTGAGGGATATCTACGCCACGGTTCGGAAGCTCAACCTCATTAAACCCGTGGTCGCCTACACCGGTGGCATGGCGGCATCGGGTGGGTACTACATCGCCGCAGGCGCCGAGAAGATAATAGCGGACCCCCTCGCAGAGGTGGGCAGTATCGGCGTCATCTACGTCCACTACAATCTCCAGAAGAACTACGAGATGAACGGCATCAAGGTTGATGTCTTCAAGACCGGCCCCTACAAGGACACCGGCGCGGAGTGGCGCGACCTGAGCGAGGAGGAGCGTGAGAGAATAGCGAAGAGCATTGACACCTATTTCCAGGCATTCCTCCAGGCGGTGAGCAGCGGGAGAAACATGCCGCTCAACGAGACCAGGAAGTATGCAACCGGTCAGACCTGGTTCGCCATGAACGTGACCGGCTCCCTTGTGGATGAAACCGGGGACATCGACCGTGCCCTGAGGATACTCTCGGAGGAGCTCAACGTCACCAACCCACGCGTCATCATATACAGTGGGGACTCTCCTTCGGATTTTGGTATCTTTGGAAGCACCGCTCTCCTACTTGATCCGCGCTACGTGAGCGCTTACCTGAAGACCGGTAGGGGTGGTTGA
- a CDS encoding CARDB domain-containing protein, with translation MALLEAKKGGNDNPEIDKIINQKMAELKQSLGVYMIYSTSKIKRVSCYDNIKPGQPRPMNGADTEETVPVENTSNDVQEPLNLPEWLIKEALDMENTLGVLEIKGISVVVDRNDAGEIKYHVEISMVAKYNSVSKIRVNVSDKTSGGTDTGTISYLGPDEEETWRSGKFSARVSGSSIRITGNVKITYRPVCSSPPTSFKDGQTLSRKCQDRTITRSYSETIDLGSSIDWSKVDVIVTASRHNIVEGESVTYTVKVKNGNSLPVDGVKYRVTVSLPQFDPKNYSGTVTIPANGEKTILTKTVAYPDSGTYLARATISWNGHKKSASDKVIVTTGTLVISDVDVSPRNPDDGDRVRFDVSIRNPSSRSRSLNVKLFIDGVKESSRTVSIGGNDESTTTLTWTATAGNHDWRVEVWEDGKLEDSRSGEITIQDPPTSTCLSDVPLEGHLEVYPEWVEAGDSVSVHITVTNLDPNCAQGPFNIKLVDDSGAKWWPKKDTEYGCSGCGYIIQGGALKIYAGKTMSEWSEPKIVTQNTILYLKIGGKTVATANVYVNDSSLIQAKVGCENPVFDFKDHAYRAVLSCWVDLKNPYSTPVDIRDIAVSEYSITGALNDTLSGAWTVNPLEFTLAPQDVKRVTFKLPLEISSWVPVSVADATEVVIKNNDPSTADITYTLGYKLESQDTWSHFTGNIRYEVKVKMDSKTVAADYILSGTAAIVDPNTAISFQLGSIRISGIRLSSKLSFDPLAFLWNAFIKPGILEHT, from the coding sequence ATGGCCCTGTTGGAGGCAAAGAAAGGGGGTAACGACAACCCCGAGATTGACAAAATCATAAATCAAAAAATGGCGGAGTTAAAACAGTCCCTTGGGGTCTACATGATATACAGCACTAGCAAGATCAAAAGGGTATCGTGTTATGACAATATTAAACCCGGTCAGCCCAGACCCATGAACGGTGCGGACACCGAAGAGACCGTCCCAGTGGAGAATACATCTAATGACGTCCAAGAACCCCTGAACCTGCCCGAATGGCTGATCAAAGAAGCGCTGGATATGGAAAATACTCTCGGAGTTCTCGAGATAAAAGGGATCAGTGTCGTGGTGGACAGGAACGATGCGGGTGAGATAAAGTACCACGTCGAAATTTCGATGGTAGCCAAGTATAACTCGGTAAGCAAAATCCGGGTCAATGTTTCAGACAAAACCTCTGGGGGAACTGACACAGGAACCATAAGTTACCTGGGCCCGGACGAGGAGGAAACATGGAGGAGCGGGAAGTTCTCAGCCAGGGTATCCGGAAGCAGTATACGGATAACCGGGAACGTAAAAATCACCTATCGGCCAGTATGCAGCAGCCCACCAACATCATTTAAAGACGGCCAGACCCTCTCCAGGAAATGTCAGGACAGAACCATAACAAGGAGCTACTCAGAAACCATCGATCTCGGGTCCTCAATTGACTGGAGCAAGGTCGATGTCATCGTTACTGCATCAAGGCACAACATTGTTGAGGGAGAGAGCGTCACGTATACGGTAAAGGTTAAAAACGGCAATAGTCTGCCGGTGGACGGTGTCAAGTACAGAGTAACAGTATCTCTCCCCCAATTTGACCCCAAAAACTATTCAGGTACCGTCACGATCCCTGCAAATGGTGAGAAGACGATACTCACCAAAACCGTGGCATATCCAGATTCCGGCACATATCTGGCACGGGCGACCATTTCGTGGAACGGACACAAGAAGAGCGCAAGTGATAAGGTCATAGTAACCACGGGGACCCTGGTCATATCGGACGTTGATGTATCACCCCGGAATCCGGATGATGGGGACAGAGTGAGATTCGACGTGAGTATCAGAAACCCCTCCTCTCGGTCCAGATCTCTGAATGTGAAGCTGTTTATTGATGGGGTCAAGGAGTCCAGCAGAACCGTCTCAATTGGAGGCAACGACGAGAGCACCACAACCTTAACGTGGACCGCAACCGCTGGGAATCATGACTGGAGGGTAGAAGTGTGGGAGGATGGAAAACTAGAGGATTCGAGGAGCGGCGAGATAACAATACAAGATCCTCCGACTTCGACTTGTTTGAGCGATGTTCCCCTGGAGGGTCACTTAGAGGTTTACCCAGAATGGGTTGAGGCGGGGGACAGCGTGAGTGTCCACATTACCGTCACCAACTTGGATCCAAACTGTGCTCAAGGGCCTTTCAACATCAAACTGGTCGATGATTCAGGAGCAAAGTGGTGGCCAAAGAAAGACACGGAGTACGGGTGCAGTGGCTGCGGTTACATCATCCAAGGTGGGGCATTAAAGATATATGCGGGGAAAACAATGAGCGAGTGGTCCGAGCCAAAAATTGTCACACAGAACACTATCTTATACCTGAAAATTGGTGGAAAAACAGTAGCAACTGCTAACGTTTATGTGAACGATAGCTCACTAATACAGGCAAAGGTTGGATGTGAGAATCCAGTGTTTGACTTCAAGGATCATGCTTATCGTGCAGTGCTATCCTGCTGGGTGGATTTGAAAAACCCATATTCAACTCCAGTGGATATAAGGGACATTGCTGTGAGCGAGTACTCAATAACTGGAGCACTAAATGACACCCTTTCCGGAGCCTGGACGGTGAATCCCTTAGAGTTTACTTTGGCTCCCCAAGATGTTAAAAGAGTGACATTCAAGCTCCCACTAGAGATCAGCAGTTGGGTTCCAGTTAGTGTCGCCGATGCCACGGAGGTAGTGATTAAGAACAATGATCCGAGCACGGCGGACATAACATACACTTTAGGGTACAAACTCGAATCTCAAGATACATGGTCCCACTTCACTGGCAACATTAGATACGAGGTAAAGGTAAAAATGGACAGCAAAACCGTTGCGGCAGACTACATACTCAGCGGGACGGCAGCAATTGTAGATCCAAATACAGCAATTAGCTTTCAGCTGGGCTCAATAAGGATTTCAGGCATACGACTTAGCTCAAAGCTAAGTTTTGATCCTTTGGCATTCCTTTGGAATGCGTTCATCAAACCTGGAATATTAGAACACACTTGA
- a CDS encoding sugar phosphate isomerase/epimerase codes for MEIGITVYPHFVTKDKTLASVLADVKIKNYDFVSIFPHTLGLIKNGVVVEKKLRNIETTLRGVGIDYIVRMPTSVNLRDHIYYTRHFRVARAIADVAIKLGAKVIVMQSGRTGRLDLEIEALQQLADMVNPFGIKIALENTFSVKDTLYVVENVDRKNVGFALDVAHAFLSAQGDADKLLEDVKLGTDKTVILMIHDNFGKLFPQVEPEDALAYGVGDLHLLPGEGSIPFGKVLRLFGDVPLLLKVKDPEKFMKVPTKQGLIELLTSL; via the coding sequence ATGGAGATAGGAATTACTGTCTATCCGCATTTCGTCACGAAGGACAAGACCCTCGCGTCGGTGCTCGCGGACGTCAAGATAAAGAACTACGACTTCGTCTCGATATTTCCCCACACGCTCGGCCTTATAAAGAACGGCGTCGTTGTTGAGAAAAAGCTCAGAAACATTGAGACGACCCTGAGGGGCGTCGGAATCGACTACATCGTCAGGATGCCCACCTCCGTCAACCTCCGCGATCACATCTACTACACCCGGCACTTCCGCGTTGCAAGGGCCATAGCAGACGTTGCCATAAAGCTGGGCGCCAAGGTCATCGTCATGCAGAGCGGAAGGACGGGAAGGCTCGACCTTGAAATAGAGGCCCTCCAGCAGCTTGCTGACATGGTGAACCCATTCGGGATAAAGATAGCCCTCGAGAACACGTTCAGCGTCAAGGACACGCTCTACGTCGTCGAGAACGTGGACAGGAAGAACGTCGGCTTCGCCCTCGACGTCGCCCACGCCTTCCTCAGCGCCCAGGGTGACGCGGACAAGCTGCTCGAGGACGTAAAGCTGGGAACCGACAAGACCGTAATCCTCATGATACACGACAACTTCGGAAAGCTCTTCCCGCAGGTTGAGCCTGAGGATGCCCTCGCCTACGGTGTCGGCGACCTCCACCTGCTCCCCGGCGAGGGAAGCATACCATTCGGAAAGGTTCTCAGGCTCTTCGGGGACGTTCCCCTGCTCCTCAAGGTTAAGGACCCAGAGAAGTTCATGAAGGTCCCGACGAAGCAGGGGTTGATAGAGCTCCTGACGAGCCTGTGA
- a CDS encoding DNA-directed RNA polymerase subunit L: MKIEVIKREENVLEFYLEGEDHTFANLLNEVLHENKHVTFAGYTIEHPVLMARKPKFRIVTDGKVTPEKALEEAAQKIFDRARAVLDAWKEAIGE, translated from the coding sequence ATGAAGATTGAGGTCATCAAGCGTGAGGAAAACGTCCTTGAGTTCTACCTCGAGGGAGAGGATCACACCTTCGCCAACCTGCTCAACGAGGTGCTCCACGAGAACAAGCACGTCACCTTCGCGGGCTACACCATAGAGCACCCGGTTCTCATGGCCCGGAAGCCGAAGTTCCGCATCGTCACCGACGGCAAAGTGACTCCAGAGAAGGCCCTTGAGGAGGCCGCTCAGAAGATATTCGACAGGGCAAGGGCCGTTCTCGATGCCTGGAAGGAAGCCATAGGCGAGTGA
- a CDS encoding PH1570 family protein: protein MLCEEKLEVFENGFRDEKFNLEVEFYGKDARKLLLAVIRELYLPDYGEDYVYPFECAKEFWDIHMDPSEIVAEEFRPSPIKFLNRSVLNRLEKALEEIDAPREVKDAIDFEKAEVHKLKKGLLAMGKNFILGEGAYLIVFNKPGARELILKYLGMLDGA, encoded by the coding sequence ATGCTCTGTGAGGAGAAGCTCGAGGTCTTTGAAAACGGGTTCCGGGATGAAAAGTTCAACCTCGAGGTGGAGTTCTACGGGAAGGACGCCAGAAAGCTTCTCCTTGCAGTGATAAGGGAGCTTTACCTCCCCGATTATGGGGAGGACTACGTCTATCCCTTTGAGTGCGCCAAGGAGTTCTGGGACATCCACATGGATCCTTCCGAGATAGTCGCTGAGGAGTTCCGGCCGAGTCCCATCAAGTTCCTCAACCGCAGCGTTCTCAATCGCCTCGAAAAGGCCCTCGAGGAGATCGATGCGCCCCGGGAGGTTAAGGATGCCATAGACTTTGAAAAGGCCGAGGTTCACAAGCTCAAGAAAGGTTTATTAGCCATGGGGAAGAACTTTATACTCGGCGAGGGAGCGTACCTCATCGTCTTCAACAAACCCGGTGCGAGGGAGCTCATACTGAAATACCTGGGGATGCTCGATGGAGCTTGA
- a CDS encoding ribonuclease III family protein translates to MRYERNFTDRGLSKFGDSLVNFVFSLALSEYLGRPTGERVPNASLTIALELAGLRHVIPPRTDKHGKGDIAEAIFAYAWLEGKITVDEAVRILEENFTGDVTHFSRKKEVIGRAFAEVFKVIGERLGL, encoded by the coding sequence TTGAGGTACGAGAGAAACTTCACGGACAGGGGACTTTCAAAGTTCGGGGACTCCCTGGTAAACTTCGTCTTCTCGCTCGCTTTGAGCGAGTATCTGGGTAGGCCCACGGGGGAGAGGGTTCCCAACGCGTCGCTCACGATAGCCCTTGAGCTGGCGGGACTCAGGCATGTTATTCCGCCGAGGACCGACAAGCACGGAAAGGGCGACATAGCGGAGGCCATCTTCGCCTACGCGTGGCTCGAGGGGAAGATAACGGTGGATGAAGCCGTCAGGATTTTGGAGGAGAACTTCACCGGGGACGTCACGCACTTTTCGAGAAAAAAGGAGGTGATAGGGAGGGCCTTCGCCGAGGTCTTCAAAGTAATTGGGGAGAGGCTGGGGCTGTAG